One genomic window of Azospirillum sp. TSH58 includes the following:
- a CDS encoding globin-coupled sensor protein: MDSGIQERLSFLRIGGETAPLLKEAWSIAEPHLPVILKDFYDHLLAIPELRKILDGKSVERLKESQVNHWRHLFSGSFDDVYLTRVKAVGQAHYRIGLHPRWYFGAYRLVLGRLGALVGERHRRDAPRAMKVMGAVETAIFLDLDLSFDAYSTAVMTMTNRMLVELAESFRDTVQGAIETVGNSAVAVNAATGAVRGIAQETGVRTEHLTGAVSGTASNARAIAAAAEELTATNHSVVSRMESAFSIVNDAQAATQRSTEAVTALAGIAGRIGGTLKLINAIANQTNLLALNATIEAARAGEAGRGFSVVAAEVKQLAKQTAGATEDITRLLQEIDGATGRTRDEIAGIGAVVGALRTHSQDVLSIMGQQNDATREIAQNIHEASRSAERMSEEAGHLADGARSVMTSVEDAFHTTARLTGTADELRAALDKFLSHMMSLRVAA, from the coding sequence ATGGACAGCGGCATTCAGGAACGCCTCTCCTTTTTGCGGATTGGTGGTGAAACGGCCCCGCTTCTGAAGGAAGCCTGGAGCATCGCCGAGCCTCACCTGCCCGTCATCCTCAAGGACTTCTACGACCACCTTCTCGCCATTCCCGAACTCAGGAAGATCCTGGACGGGAAATCCGTCGAGCGGTTGAAGGAATCCCAGGTCAACCACTGGCGGCATCTGTTTTCCGGAAGCTTCGACGATGTCTACCTGACGCGCGTCAAGGCGGTGGGCCAGGCGCATTACCGCATCGGCCTGCACCCGCGCTGGTACTTCGGGGCCTACCGGCTGGTTCTGGGACGGCTCGGCGCTCTGGTCGGCGAGCGGCACCGCCGCGACGCGCCGCGCGCCATGAAGGTCATGGGGGCGGTGGAGACCGCGATCTTCCTCGACCTCGACCTGTCCTTCGACGCCTACAGCACCGCCGTGATGACCATGACCAACCGGATGCTGGTCGAACTGGCGGAGAGTTTCCGGGACACGGTGCAGGGCGCCATCGAGACGGTCGGCAATTCGGCGGTGGCGGTCAACGCGGCGACCGGCGCGGTGCGCGGCATCGCCCAGGAAACCGGCGTCCGCACGGAGCATCTGACCGGCGCGGTCTCCGGCACCGCCAGCAACGCCCGGGCCATCGCGGCGGCCGCCGAGGAGCTGACCGCCACCAATCACAGCGTGGTGTCGCGCATGGAAAGCGCTTTTTCCATCGTCAACGACGCCCAGGCCGCCACCCAGCGCTCCACCGAGGCGGTCACCGCGCTGGCCGGGATCGCCGGGCGGATCGGCGGGACGCTGAAGCTGATCAACGCCATCGCCAACCAGACCAACCTGCTGGCTCTGAACGCCACCATCGAGGCGGCCCGCGCCGGCGAGGCCGGGCGCGGCTTCTCCGTGGTGGCGGCGGAGGTCAAGCAGCTCGCCAAGCAGACCGCCGGAGCCACCGAGGACATCACCCGCCTGCTTCAGGAGATCGACGGAGCGACCGGCCGGACCCGCGACGAGATCGCCGGTATCGGCGCGGTGGTCGGAGCGCTGCGCACCCATTCGCAGGACGTCCTGTCCATCATGGGCCAGCAGAACGACGCGACCCGTGAGATCGCCCAGAACATCCACGAGGCAAGCCGTTCCGCGGAACGCATGTCCGAGGAGGCGGGGCATCTCGCCGACGGCGCGCGATCGGTCATGACGTCGGTCGAGGACGCCTTCCACACCACCGCGCGGCTGACCGGGACGGCGGACGAGTTGCGTGCCGCGCTGGACAAGTTCCTGTCGCACATGATGTCCCTGCGCGTGGCGGCGTGA